A single window of Vibrio alfacsensis DNA harbors:
- a CDS encoding MarC family protein, whose protein sequence is MLSILITQFVVLWAVIDPIGSVPVYLSQTQHLSAKQRRLVALKAIAISTGVLLFFLVAGQLLLEAMQIPLPAFQAAGGLVLLLFALTMIFGEAKPEQEQKMQKELDKSALADLAVYPLAIPSIASPGAMMAIVMLTDNNRNSLVDQAMTAGVMVVVLLITLLLLLGANTIQKVIGNVGAAIISRVMGLILSAVALNNLLLGIRDFYL, encoded by the coding sequence TTGCTAAGTATTCTCATCACTCAATTCGTCGTCTTATGGGCTGTCATCGATCCAATCGGTTCTGTGCCCGTGTACCTCTCCCAAACCCAACATCTTAGTGCCAAACAGCGTCGACTCGTTGCCCTAAAGGCGATTGCGATTTCAACTGGCGTATTACTTTTCTTTCTAGTTGCGGGCCAACTTTTACTTGAAGCCATGCAAATCCCACTCCCAGCATTTCAAGCTGCTGGAGGATTAGTGCTACTCCTATTCGCACTCACCATGATCTTTGGTGAAGCAAAACCAGAACAAGAACAGAAAATGCAGAAAGAGTTGGATAAATCCGCTCTTGCCGATCTCGCAGTGTACCCATTAGCGATCCCATCGATCGCCTCTCCGGGAGCAATGATGGCGATAGTGATGTTAACCGACAACAACCGTAACTCTCTAGTCGATCAAGCCATGACAGCCGGTGTCATGGTGGTGGTGCTACTGATAACGTTACTCTTACTACTAGGCGCAAATACCATCCAAAAAGTAATCGGCAATGTTGGAGCCGCGATCATCAGCCGTGTGATGGGCTTAATCCTCTCAGCGGTGGCACTCAACAATTTGCTGCTCGGAATCAGAGATTTTTACCTTTGA
- a CDS encoding response regulator encodes MDSTYTIIIADDHPLFRNALFQSVHMAVSGANLLEADSLDALLALLKKEEEPDLVLLDLKMPGANGMSGLIHLRAEYPDLPIVVVSASEEPAVVTQVKSHGAFGFIPKSSDMRELVSALNQVLSGDPFFPDGLITNNAACNDLAEKIAALTPQQYKVLGMLSDGLLNKQIAYELNVSEATIKAHMTAIFRKLGVKNRTQAVILLQQIEPEQ; translated from the coding sequence ATGGATTCGACCTACACCATAATCATCGCTGATGATCACCCTCTTTTCCGCAATGCCCTATTCCAATCGGTACACATGGCAGTGAGTGGTGCTAATCTTCTCGAAGCTGACTCTTTAGACGCACTGCTCGCTTTATTGAAAAAAGAAGAAGAACCCGACCTCGTTTTGCTGGATCTAAAAATGCCAGGGGCAAATGGCATGTCCGGCTTAATACACTTACGTGCAGAATACCCAGACTTACCGATTGTGGTTGTCTCGGCAAGCGAAGAGCCTGCTGTAGTCACTCAAGTCAAAAGCCATGGTGCGTTCGGTTTTATTCCTAAATCAAGCGACATGCGTGAGCTAGTAAGCGCGCTCAATCAAGTCCTCAGCGGCGACCCATTCTTCCCAGATGGACTCATCACGAATAATGCAGCTTGCAATGATTTAGCCGAAAAAATAGCCGCATTAACACCACAGCAGTACAAGGTATTGGGCATGCTTTCTGATGGACTACTCAACAAGCAAATTGCGTATGAGCTAAATGTCTCAGAGGCAACCATCAAAGCGCATATGACCGCCATTTTCCGAAAACTTGGGGTGAAAAATAGAACCCAAGCCGTCATCTTGCTTCAGCAGATAGAGCCTGAACAATAA
- a CDS encoding protein-disulfide reductase DsbD, with product MRALLSVFLLGFITFSAPSMALFGNDQLGNTTNNTFGNANDSFVPVDQAFPFNYYQQDGKLMLDWQVRDGYYLYQERLSVTGEKVSLGELQMEDGTPHKDEFFGDVHIYTQPLFVNVPMHDWQDGARVVVQYQGCAKAGFCYPPETHVIPIRAFTSSNSDSDTATTASKAAQTPAVTPPATKSSTAPVTQQDSLAANLADNWWTPLLFLALGVGLAFTPCVLPMYPILTSIVLGSGKLSQRRALGLSFVYVQGMALTYTLLGLVVASAGMQFQAAMQHPYVLIGLSVLFVVLALSMFGVYTLQLPSSVQTWLNNLSNKQQGGNSAGVFAMGAISGLVCSPCTTAPLSGALLYVAQSGDLLTGGIALYALAMGMGIPLILVAVFGNKLLPKAGGWMDRVKTLFGFILLAAPIFLLERILPEVWATALWSALGIAAFSWLYHLKNNLPFGGWKQSAVSIVAVLGLFASAQPVLNYWFGNSTAVQAQQTTVSFIQVTNVAELKEQLALAKQAGKPVMLDFYADWCVACKEFEKYTFHDPSVEAKLRDFVLLQADVTKNQIQDIELLKHMNVLGLPTIEFWDANGEHISNARLTGFMQAAPFLEHINRF from the coding sequence ATGCGTGCATTACTCTCCGTCTTCCTCCTGGGGTTTATTACCTTTTCTGCGCCATCAATGGCTTTGTTTGGGAACGATCAGTTAGGGAATACGACCAACAATACTTTTGGCAATGCCAATGACAGTTTTGTGCCTGTCGATCAGGCTTTCCCGTTCAATTACTACCAACAAGACGGCAAACTGATGCTGGATTGGCAGGTACGTGATGGTTACTACTTGTATCAAGAACGCTTGTCGGTAACTGGCGAGAAAGTATCGCTAGGCGAACTGCAGATGGAAGACGGAACGCCACATAAAGATGAATTCTTTGGTGATGTGCATATCTACACTCAACCCCTCTTCGTCAACGTACCAATGCATGATTGGCAAGATGGTGCACGCGTGGTGGTGCAGTACCAAGGCTGTGCCAAAGCAGGCTTCTGTTACCCACCAGAAACCCACGTGATTCCTATCCGTGCGTTTACTTCATCGAACTCAGATTCAGACACGGCGACAACAGCATCTAAGGCAGCTCAAACTCCAGCTGTGACGCCACCAGCGACAAAATCATCCACGGCACCAGTAACACAGCAAGATAGCCTTGCAGCCAACTTAGCAGATAACTGGTGGACGCCATTATTGTTCCTAGCACTTGGTGTGGGTTTGGCATTCACACCTTGTGTGTTACCGATGTACCCAATTTTAACCAGCATCGTACTTGGCAGTGGCAAACTAAGCCAACGTCGTGCGCTAGGCTTATCATTTGTTTATGTACAAGGCATGGCGCTGACTTACACCTTACTTGGTCTTGTGGTGGCATCAGCGGGCATGCAATTCCAAGCCGCAATGCAACACCCTTACGTATTAATTGGTTTAAGCGTATTGTTCGTTGTGCTTGCGCTTTCTATGTTTGGCGTTTATACCCTCCAACTACCAAGTAGCGTCCAAACTTGGCTCAACAACTTAAGTAACAAACAACAAGGTGGCAACAGCGCTGGCGTGTTCGCTATGGGCGCAATCTCTGGATTAGTTTGCTCGCCATGTACTACTGCACCACTTTCTGGCGCTTTGCTTTATGTGGCACAAAGTGGAGATTTACTCACTGGGGGGATTGCCCTGTACGCACTCGCGATGGGTATGGGAATCCCATTGATTCTGGTTGCAGTATTCGGCAACAAACTACTACCAAAAGCTGGTGGTTGGATGGACCGCGTTAAAACGTTGTTTGGTTTCATTCTGCTTGCGGCGCCTATTTTCTTACTAGAGCGCATCTTGCCAGAAGTATGGGCCACCGCTCTATGGTCGGCTTTAGGTATTGCCGCTTTCAGTTGGCTATATCACCTTAAAAACAACTTACCGTTTGGTGGATGGAAACAAAGTGCCGTAAGTATTGTTGCGGTATTGGGTTTATTTGCATCAGCACAACCCGTACTGAACTATTGGTTTGGAAATAGCACAGCCGTACAAGCTCAACAGACCACTGTAAGTTTTATTCAAGTAACCAACGTAGCTGAACTTAAAGAACAATTAGCCTTGGCAAAACAAGCTGGTAAGCCTGTGATGCTCGATTTCTACGCGGATTGGTGCGTGGCATGCAAAGAGTTCGAAAAGTACACTTTCCATGATCCGAGTGTCGAAGCCAAACTGCGAGACTTCGTGCTTCTGCAAGCGGATGTGACGAAGAACCAAATACAAGATATCGAACTGCTTAAACATATGAATGTATTAGGCTTACCAACCATTGAGTTCTGGGATGCCAACGGCGAGCACATTTCAAACGCTCGTTTAACCGGATTTATGCAAGCCGCTCCTTTCTTAGAGCACATCAACCGATTCTGA
- a CDS encoding anaerobic C4-dicarboxylate transporter, which translates to MVMVELFVVLLFIYLGARIGGIGIGFAGGAGVIALSLILGVPTSQSYIPVDVILIIMSVITAIAAMQVAGGLDWMVQVAEDFLRKHPERITFYAPIVTFLMTLLAGTGHTAFSTLPVIAEVAKGQGVRPSRPLSIAVVASQIAITASPISAAVVAFAAMLHPFGVDYLTLLAVCIPTTFIACMIGAFVANFMGSELKDDPEYQHRLENGLIKLSTESKREILPTAKKATFIFLGAIAFVVCYAAAISGSVGLIENPALGRNEAIMTVMLAAAAAIVMSCKIDAGKIPSAATFRSGMTACVCVLGVAWLGSTFVNAHVDGIKEVAGALLADYPWMLALVLFFASMLLYSQGATTVALMPAALAIGVAPLTAVASFAAVSALFVLPTYPTLLAAVEMDDTGSTRIGKYVFNHPFFVPGVVTIASAVALGFAFGGLLI; encoded by the coding sequence ATGGTAATGGTCGAACTCTTCGTGGTTCTGCTCTTCATTTATTTGGGGGCAAGAATCGGTGGTATCGGCATTGGTTTTGCCGGTGGTGCCGGGGTCATTGCGTTGTCTTTAATCCTAGGCGTTCCGACAAGCCAGTCTTACATCCCCGTCGATGTAATTCTGATCATCATGTCTGTAATTACCGCTATCGCAGCAATGCAAGTAGCCGGTGGTTTGGATTGGATGGTACAGGTTGCGGAAGACTTTTTGCGTAAACATCCCGAACGCATCACTTTTTACGCGCCTATCGTGACATTCCTAATGACACTACTAGCAGGTACGGGCCATACGGCATTCTCGACTCTGCCAGTAATCGCAGAAGTAGCAAAAGGCCAAGGTGTTCGTCCATCTCGTCCTCTATCTATCGCGGTTGTCGCATCACAAATTGCAATCACTGCATCGCCAATCTCAGCGGCAGTTGTGGCGTTCGCAGCAATGCTGCACCCATTCGGCGTTGATTACCTAACGCTTCTTGCTGTTTGTATCCCAACCACGTTCATCGCGTGTATGATCGGTGCATTCGTTGCTAACTTCATGGGCAGCGAACTTAAAGACGATCCTGAATATCAACATCGTCTAGAAAACGGCCTGATCAAGCTAAGTACAGAATCTAAACGCGAAATCCTGCCAACCGCGAAGAAAGCAACATTCATCTTCCTAGGCGCAATCGCATTCGTAGTATGTTACGCAGCTGCAATCTCTGGCTCTGTGGGTCTTATCGAGAACCCTGCTCTTGGTCGTAACGAAGCCATCATGACGGTAATGCTAGCAGCAGCGGCAGCAATCGTAATGAGCTGTAAAATTGATGCTGGCAAAATCCCATCAGCGGCGACATTCCGCTCTGGTATGACGGCGTGTGTGTGTGTTCTTGGTGTGGCATGGTTAGGTTCTACGTTCGTTAACGCGCACGTTGATGGCATCAAAGAAGTCGCTGGTGCACTGCTTGCTGACTACCCATGGATGCTAGCACTTGTTCTATTCTTCGCTTCAATGCTGCTTTACTCGCAAGGTGCAACTACCGTTGCGCTGATGCCAGCAGCACTTGCTATCGGCGTGGCACCACTTACCGCGGTTGCGTCTTTCGCAGCAGTAAGTGCGCTATTCGTACTACCAACTTACCCAACGCTACTTGCTGCGGTTGAGATGGATGACACTGGCTCAACTCGTATCGGTAAGTACGTATTCAACCACCCATTCTTTGTACCTGGTGTTGTCACTATCGCATCAGCGGTAGCTCTTGGCTTCGCATTCGGTGGTCTACTGATCTAG
- the aspA gene encoding aspartate ammonia-lyase, whose amino-acid sequence MATLSDAPKTANQATRIEEDLLGERHVPADAYYGIHTLRAIENFNISSSTISDVPEFVRGMVMTKKAAALANKELGAIPKDVANYILEACDLILETGKCMDQFPSDVFQGGAGTSVNMNTNEVIANVALELMGKEKGQYQFINPNDHVNKSQSTNCAYPTGFRIAVYNSVHQLMEAIEYLKGAFELKAQEFKDILKMGRTQLQDAVPMTVGQEFHAWAVTLNEEIRALDYTSKLLLEINLGATAIGTGLNAPKGYQALAVKHLAEVTGLEVVPAEDLIEATSDCGAYVMTHGALKRLAVKLSKICNDLRLLSSGPRAGLNELNLPEMQAGSSIMPAKVNPVIPEVVNQVCFKVLGNDNTVSFAAEGGQLQLNVMEPVIAQSVFESISLLHNACVNLRDKCIDGITVNKEICENYVYNSIGIVTYLNPYIGHHEGDIVGKICAETGKSVRDVVLERGLLTAEELDDILSVENFMHPTYKAKRYE is encoded by the coding sequence ATGGCTACCCTATCTGATGCTCCAAAAACAGCAAACCAAGCCACTCGTATTGAAGAAGACCTATTAGGTGAACGTCATGTTCCTGCAGATGCATACTACGGCATCCATACTCTTCGTGCGATTGAGAACTTCAATATCTCAAGCAGTACTATTTCTGACGTCCCTGAATTTGTACGCGGCATGGTGATGACGAAGAAAGCCGCTGCATTAGCAAACAAAGAACTAGGTGCGATTCCAAAAGACGTTGCAAACTACATCCTTGAAGCGTGTGATTTGATCCTTGAAACAGGTAAGTGCATGGATCAGTTCCCATCAGATGTATTCCAAGGTGGCGCTGGTACTTCGGTAAACATGAACACCAACGAAGTTATCGCGAACGTTGCACTTGAACTCATGGGCAAAGAAAAAGGCCAGTACCAGTTCATCAACCCGAACGATCATGTGAACAAGAGCCAGTCAACCAACTGTGCTTACCCTACGGGTTTCCGTATCGCGGTTTACAACAGTGTTCATCAATTGATGGAAGCGATCGAGTACCTAAAAGGTGCATTCGAGCTTAAAGCACAAGAATTCAAAGACATCTTGAAAATGGGCCGTACTCAGCTTCAAGATGCCGTTCCTATGACAGTGGGCCAAGAGTTCCATGCATGGGCAGTAACATTAAACGAAGAAATTCGTGCATTAGATTACACATCTAAGCTATTGCTAGAGATTAACTTAGGCGCAACGGCAATCGGTACTGGTCTAAATGCACCAAAAGGTTACCAAGCGCTCGCAGTGAAACACCTAGCAGAAGTAACAGGCCTAGAAGTGGTTCCTGCAGAAGATTTGATCGAAGCGACTTCTGACTGTGGTGCTTACGTAATGACGCATGGCGCACTAAAACGCCTAGCGGTGAAACTATCGAAGATCTGTAACGACCTTCGTCTTCTTTCTTCTGGTCCACGTGCTGGTCTAAACGAACTGAACCTACCAGAAATGCAAGCAGGCTCTTCTATCATGCCAGCTAAAGTAAACCCAGTTATCCCTGAAGTAGTAAACCAAGTTTGCTTCAAAGTTCTAGGTAACGACAACACGGTTTCTTTCGCAGCAGAAGGCGGTCAGCTACAGCTAAACGTGATGGAACCTGTCATCGCACAAAGTGTATTTGAGTCAATTTCTCTTCTACACAATGCGTGTGTGAACTTACGTGATAAATGTATTGATGGCATCACGGTAAACAAAGAAATCTGTGAAAACTACGTTTACAACTCTATCGGTATCGTGACTTACCTTAACCCATACATCGGCCACCATGAGGGCGACATTGTTGGTAAGATCTGTGCTGAAACAGGTAAGAGCGTGCGTGATGTTGTTCTAGAGCGCGGTTTATTAACTGCAGAAGAGCTAGATGACATCTTATCGGTTGAAAACTTCATGCATCCGACTTATAAAGCGAAACGCTACGAGTAA
- a CDS encoding FxsA family protein: MFPILLLAFIFVPIIEIGLFIQVGGFLGLWPTIALVLITAFVGASLVRSQGIQTLMSVQNRLEQGELPAQQIFEGVMLAVAGVLLLTPGFMTDALGMIVLLPAPRALIAKYLMSKMVVKTVHGGGFQGGFSNQGPFEQDPFRRDPSDSQSDNGNTFEGEYERKDDNDRNKLN, translated from the coding sequence GTGTTTCCTATCTTATTATTGGCGTTTATCTTCGTCCCGATCATCGAAATCGGCCTATTTATTCAGGTGGGAGGTTTCTTAGGGCTGTGGCCTACGATTGCTTTGGTTTTGATTACGGCATTTGTTGGCGCATCTTTGGTTCGTAGCCAAGGTATTCAGACTCTAATGTCGGTACAAAACCGCCTAGAGCAAGGTGAGCTTCCTGCTCAGCAAATCTTTGAAGGTGTCATGCTTGCAGTGGCTGGTGTGCTGCTATTAACACCGGGCTTCATGACAGATGCGCTAGGTATGATTGTATTACTGCCAGCTCCGAGAGCTTTGATTGCTAAATACCTCATGAGCAAGATGGTCGTAAAAACGGTTCATGGGGGTGGTTTCCAAGGTGGCTTTTCAAACCAAGGGCCATTTGAACAAGACCCGTTTCGTCGTGACCCATCCGATTCTCAATCGGACAATGGCAACACGTTTGAAGGGGAGTATGAGCGCAAAGACGACAATGATCGTAATAAGCTCAACTAA
- the trmL gene encoding tRNA (uridine(34)/cytosine(34)/5-carboxymethylaminomethyluridine(34)-2'-O)-methyltransferase TrmL → MFDIALYEPEIAPNTGNIIRLCANCGANLHLIEPLGFDLEEKKVRRAGLDYHDLARVTRHKNYQAFIEYLEKEKQGNYRLFACTTKTTGHHVDPTYQAGDVLMFGPETRGLPAEIIESLPMEQRIRIPMMPDARSLNLSNAVAIIAFEAWRQMGFDGAL, encoded by the coding sequence ATGTTTGATATCGCTCTATACGAACCAGAAATTGCGCCGAACACCGGCAACATCATTCGCCTGTGTGCTAACTGTGGTGCGAATCTCCACTTAATCGAGCCACTAGGTTTTGATCTTGAAGAGAAAAAAGTCCGCCGTGCAGGCTTGGATTACCACGACTTGGCTCGCGTCACTCGTCATAAGAACTATCAAGCGTTCATCGAATATCTAGAAAAAGAGAAGCAAGGCAACTACCGCCTATTCGCTTGTACGACCAAGACGACAGGTCACCATGTGGATCCGACGTATCAAGCAGGCGATGTGTTGATGTTCGGCCCAGAAACTCGCGGCCTACCTGCTGAAATCATTGAAAGCTTGCCGATGGAACAGCGTATTCGTATTCCAATGATGCCTGATGCTCGCAGCTTGAATCTATCCAATGCCGTCGCCATCATCGCCTTTGAGGCATGGCGTCAAATGGGTTTTGATGGCGCATTGTAA
- the cpxA gene encoding envelope stress sensor histidine kinase CpxA, with the protein MRRSRFKLPKINSLYGRIFAIFWFTMFLVLMAVLSLPHLDPRKARDIPTDHYQRMIEIRDGIEKKFRKQDNLGKILFSIEGNKRSKHDPRPRVFFSDLEGNVLTTSNRKDFQLRALQNFVTSIDDLKQPKQKLYGRYMIAGPMPINIANSDLLMYVGVKWNEPPPILLRLFDHPLQLLLAVMLVSTPLLLWLAWALSQPARRLETAAQRVAKGEFVIDPNLEKGTSEFRQAGTSFNQMVEAVNQMISGQQRLLSDISHELRSPLTRLRMANALATRKQGESPELTRIDTEAQRLEQMIAELLELSRMQVNSHMTRETQPIASLWEEIIKDAQFEAEQMGKTLSYSALPDRSISGNPKLLMSAVENIIRNAIYYGKDEVKIDIQDNADALSITVDDNGEGVPEEELDAIFRPFYRVSTARDRHSGGTGLGLTITESAIRQHSGSIVASRSPLGGLQVQLVLPLIKINH; encoded by the coding sequence ATGCGACGATCACGCTTCAAACTTCCGAAGATAAACAGCTTGTATGGGCGCATCTTTGCCATCTTTTGGTTCACCATGTTTTTGGTTTTGATGGCGGTATTATCACTGCCACACCTTGACCCACGTAAAGCTCGTGATATTCCTACCGATCATTATCAACGGATGATTGAAATACGTGATGGCATAGAGAAAAAATTTCGTAAACAAGACAATCTCGGCAAGATCTTATTTAGTATTGAGGGAAACAAACGTAGTAAGCACGACCCTAGGCCTCGTGTCTTCTTTTCGGACCTTGAGGGTAATGTATTAACGACGTCAAACCGTAAAGACTTTCAACTACGCGCGTTACAGAACTTCGTTACCAGTATTGATGACCTAAAACAGCCAAAACAAAAGCTGTACGGTCGTTATATGATTGCCGGTCCAATGCCGATCAATATTGCCAACTCAGATCTGCTGATGTATGTCGGTGTAAAGTGGAACGAGCCACCACCAATCCTACTGCGTCTGTTTGACCACCCATTACAATTGCTACTCGCGGTCATGCTGGTGAGTACACCGCTATTATTGTGGTTAGCATGGGCACTGAGTCAACCGGCTCGCCGACTGGAAACCGCGGCACAACGCGTTGCTAAAGGGGAGTTTGTTATCGACCCAAACCTAGAAAAAGGTACCTCCGAGTTTCGTCAAGCAGGAACCAGCTTCAACCAAATGGTCGAAGCTGTGAATCAAATGATTTCTGGTCAACAACGCTTGCTCTCAGATATTTCGCATGAGTTGCGCTCACCATTAACTCGATTGCGCATGGCAAATGCACTGGCCACACGTAAGCAAGGTGAAAGCCCAGAGTTAACTCGTATTGATACAGAAGCTCAGCGTTTGGAGCAGATGATTGCTGAATTGCTTGAGCTGTCGCGCATGCAAGTGAACAGTCACATGACGCGTGAGACTCAACCTATTGCTAGCTTATGGGAAGAAATAATCAAAGATGCGCAATTTGAAGCGGAGCAAATGGGTAAAACGCTCAGCTACTCTGCGTTACCTGATCGCAGCATCTCGGGAAACCCTAAATTGTTGATGAGTGCAGTAGAGAACATCATTCGCAACGCCATTTACTACGGTAAAGACGAGGTGAAGATCGATATTCAAGACAATGCCGACGCACTGAGCATTACGGTTGATGACAATGGAGAGGGAGTGCCAGAAGAAGAGCTCGACGCAATATTTCGTCCATTCTACCGTGTATCGACGGCACGAGATCGTCACTCTGGAGGCACAGGACTTGGCCTAACAATAACCGAAAGTGCGATTCGCCAACACAGCGGTTCCATTGTTGCTAGTCGCAGCCCACTTGGAGGGTTGCAAGTTCAGCTTGTTCTGCCTCTGATCAAGATCAATCACTAA
- a CDS encoding response regulator, translating to MANILLIDDDIELTSLLKEVLTFEGFNVSEANDGEAGLEAINSEIDLILLDVMMPKLNGMETLKRLRENWETPVLMLTAKGEEIDRVIGLELGADDYLPKPFSDRELLARIRAILRRTSSNQKSTKNSDCIEYHEIKLFPGKQEAYCEQALLDLTTTEFALLTHFVQNPGQVLTKEALSLDVLGKRLAAFDRAIDMHVSNLRKKLPDQNNGKPRIKTLRGRGYMLIEED from the coding sequence ATGGCGAACATTCTTTTAATTGATGACGATATCGAGCTTACTAGCCTGCTTAAGGAAGTGCTGACTTTTGAGGGATTCAATGTCAGTGAAGCCAACGATGGCGAAGCGGGATTAGAAGCCATCAACAGCGAGATCGATCTTATCTTACTTGATGTGATGATGCCGAAGCTCAACGGAATGGAAACCCTAAAACGCCTACGTGAAAACTGGGAAACGCCTGTACTTATGCTAACGGCGAAAGGTGAAGAGATAGATCGAGTGATCGGCCTAGAACTTGGCGCTGATGACTACTTACCAAAGCCGTTCAGCGACCGTGAATTACTTGCACGTATTCGAGCGATATTGCGCCGCACCAGCAGTAACCAAAAGAGCACGAAAAACAGCGATTGCATTGAGTACCATGAAATCAAACTGTTCCCAGGTAAGCAAGAAGCCTATTGCGAACAAGCATTACTCGATCTTACAACTACCGAGTTCGCATTGCTGACACACTTTGTGCAAAACCCTGGGCAGGTGCTCACGAAAGAAGCCTTAAGCTTAGATGTACTTGGCAAGCGTTTAGCCGCGTTTGACCGAGCGATCGACATGCATGTATCCAACTTACGCAAAAAGCTGCCAGACCAAAATAACGGTAAACCACGTATTAAAACCCTCCGTGGGCGTGGTTACATGTTGATTGAGGAAGACTAA
- a CDS encoding CpxP family protein — protein MKSAKKLVLAAVVLPLTLGAASAFAFGGKDHHKGPNGECGMGMDRGIMRQLDLTDAQKNQLKDMREANKAEMKAKFADGKEARMAERQAHHDKVQALLLADNFDEAAANDLAKEMVEKQTDRRVKMLEKKHQMLSVLTPEQKAKFVELQKERQQKCGEKMQKRMQKHHNS, from the coding sequence ATGAAATCTGCAAAAAAACTTGTGCTAGCTGCGGTTGTTCTACCTCTAACTCTTGGTGCGGCGAGTGCGTTCGCATTTGGTGGTAAAGACCATCACAAAGGTCCTAATGGTGAGTGTGGTATGGGAATGGATCGCGGCATCATGCGCCAACTTGACCTGACTGATGCACAAAAAAACCAACTAAAAGACATGCGTGAAGCGAACAAAGCAGAGATGAAAGCAAAATTTGCTGATGGTAAAGAAGCACGCATGGCTGAGCGTCAAGCGCACCATGATAAAGTTCAAGCGCTTCTATTGGCAGACAACTTCGATGAAGCAGCAGCAAACGACCTAGCAAAAGAGATGGTAGAAAAACAAACAGATCGTCGCGTTAAAATGCTAGAGAAAAAACACCAAATGTTGAGCGTGCTAACGCCAGAGCAAAAAGCAAAATTTGTTGAGCTGCAAAAAGAGCGTCAACAAAAGTGTGGTGAGAAAATGCAAAAACGCATGCAAAAGCATCACAATAGCTAA
- the fieF gene encoding CDF family cation-efflux transporter FieF (FieF, a metal efflux transporter, is a member of the CDF (cation diffusion facilitator) family of transporters.), with translation MKHEYARLVTTAAWTATIVATLLLIVKVITWWVTGSVSLLASLIDSMLDIAASVVNLIVVRYALQPADKEHTFGHGKAESLAALAQAMFISGSAVFLILNGIERFFRPHELNSPELGVYVSLFAIVVTLGLVMFQKHVVRKTGSQAIAADSLHYQTDLYMNGAIMVALGLSYFGVTQADAVFAVGIGVFILYSAFKMVSEAIQTLLDRKLPDEELEQIRKECLKVDGVLGVHQLRTRMSGPTRFIQLHLELDDNLRLIDAHHIADKVEDNVLSLFPDADVLIHQDPLSVVFGPEREQKAQDW, from the coding sequence ATGAAACACGAATACGCACGCTTGGTCACGACAGCAGCTTGGACGGCAACCATTGTCGCGACGCTTCTTCTCATAGTAAAAGTCATCACGTGGTGGGTGACGGGGTCAGTAAGCTTATTAGCCTCTCTTATCGATTCAATGTTGGATATTGCCGCTTCCGTGGTGAATCTCATCGTGGTGCGTTATGCACTACAGCCTGCAGACAAAGAACACACTTTTGGTCACGGTAAAGCGGAATCGTTAGCCGCGTTGGCACAGGCGATGTTTATCTCTGGCTCTGCTGTTTTCCTAATCCTGAATGGTATTGAGCGATTTTTCCGTCCGCACGAACTGAATTCGCCTGAACTCGGGGTTTATGTTTCTCTCTTTGCCATCGTTGTCACTTTGGGATTAGTGATGTTCCAAAAACATGTGGTACGCAAGACCGGAAGTCAGGCGATTGCGGCGGACTCCCTGCATTATCAAACTGACTTATACATGAACGGTGCGATTATGGTGGCGCTGGGGCTGAGTTACTTTGGGGTGACACAAGCCGATGCGGTATTTGCCGTTGGGATTGGCGTTTTTATTCTGTATAGCGCGTTTAAAATGGTCAGCGAAGCAATTCAGACCTTGTTGGATAGAAAACTTCCTGATGAAGAGTTAGAGCAGATTCGCAAAGAGTGCCTAAAAGTGGATGGGGTGCTAGGGGTGCATCAACTGCGCACTCGAATGTCTGGGCCAACGCGTTTTATTCAATTGCACTTAGAATTGGATGATAACTTGCGTTTGATTGATGCCCACCACATAGCGGATAAGGTGGAAGACAATGTGCTTTCTTTGTTCCCGGATGCAGACGTCTTAATTCATCAAGACCCACTATCGGTCGTTTTTGGCCCAGAGAGAGAGCAAAAGGCACAAGATTGGTAG